ATTTTTTCTTCTAATGAGCAACATATTTGATTTCCGTTGCTATCGTATTTATGTATGTGTTTTTTATGTTCCATATTTTATTATTTTAAAGTGAACCATCTATTTACTTTTGACTTATATTTTTTGTATTGTTCTCTAAGTTCCTTCAATAGAAATTCTTCTTCAAGTGTAATTTGTGTATTGATATTAACTGTAGATAGTACTATGATAAAGGCAAAAGAAACTTATGCCAACTTGGAATAAAGGCATAAATCAAAACTATGACTAATTCTATAATAGAAATAACACCAAACACTTTTCCATTGTACCCGTGAGCATCATCTCCTTTATTAAAAGCAAGTGGATTGACTTTGGTTTTCTTCCAGAGTAAAAATGACCTTAGTACAAAGACTAAAAGGAAATAGATAATAAAGAATATAAATAAGTACATAATGTAGGTTTTAATGTTCGTGTTCTAATTCTCCTGCTTTTGATTGTGCATAGACATAGTATGCTCCTTTTGTAACGATCTGCATTCCTTCAGGGATTTCTTCTAAAATTTTTATAGCCGTAAAGCCATTGTCAGTTATTCCTGGGATTACTCTTATGGTTGTAAATTCAGTTTCTTTGGCTTCATTCTCCTTTTTGGCTACATAAATAAATGAATTGTCTCCATCCTTTATTATTGCTTTCTCAGGTATTGCTGTAGTTTTCGTGTCGTTGAGCCATATTTTGGCATTGATAAAAAGGTCTTTTAGAAACAATGGTTTTTCACCTTCTAAATGCCCATGCACACGAACGGTTTTTGTTTTGGTATCGAATTCTTTCCCGATAACACTAACTTCTCCATTGTAGATAGTAGCACCTAATGCAGGTATTGTGTAGCTTATTTTTTGACCAATCTTTAAACCTTCTATATCTTTTTCAAAGACATCTAATTCTAAGTGCAAATGCTCAGAAGAAATTATCTCCATTAAAGAAACTGTGGGTTGTCCATACATACCATTATGGATATTGATGTTTGAGATATAACCACTCATAGGTGCCGTGATTGCAACTTGATGACTTATTGTATTTGGTGTTAAATTAGTGACTGATATGCCTAAATAAGAAAGTTGTTTTGAAAGCCCAACTGATTTAGCTTCTAAAATTGCTACTTCAGCTTCTGTGTTTTGAAGATTTTTTGATACGCCTGCATTGGCATCAACCAAAGATTGTTGACGAGCTAAATCTAATCGCTTTAGTTTCAGTTGTGCTTTAGATTCTAAATATTCTTGCTGTTTTACAATAAAATCAGGGTTTTCTACATACCCAATAAGTTCTCCTTTCTTTATATAATTTCCCTCTACAAACTTTTTAGTTCCATTAATAATGCCTACTGATTTTGCAGAAACGGAAGCATAAGCATTGGGTGGTAAACCCAATGTACCTGTAGTTTTTATATAATCATTTACCTTGATGGACGAAAACTCGCCAAACTCTAAACCTATCGTTTCTATTTGTGCTTTAGTTAGATGTACGCCTTCTTCTTCAGAATGGCTTTCTTCTTTTGACTCACTTTTGTGACCGTGACCATCATCTTCATTATGATTTTCGGTTGTGTTTCCGTGATTATGCCCATCACCTTCTTTATGCTTATCTCCACAAGAAGTAAATATTGAGGAGACTGCGAATACACATATTACTAAGATATATTTTATATTATTTTTCATTTTAATGTCTTTTATTGATTTGTAAGAAATTGATAATCTACTACTGCCTTATTGTATGCTATTATTTGTTCCCAATATTTTTTGTTATTGGTAGCCATTAACTGTAAGGTGTTTAATAATTCGAGATAGGATAACTCGCCTGCTTGATAATTGAGTTGTGCAACCCTAACTATTTCAGGGTTGATTGTTTGTAGCTGCTCCTTATAAAACTGTACACCTTCGTTGTATAACAAAATGGTGCTTTCTGCTTCACTTAACTCTTGATTTATAGCTAAAACTTTACTTTGATACTGATAATTAGCAATATCAATCTGTATTTTTTGTGCTTCTACTCTTTTTTTTGTTTGACCATTAAAAAGAGGAATAGACACACCCGCTTGTACGGCATTTAACCAACCGCCCTCATAAAAATTTTGTGCTGCATAACCGATATTAAAACTTGGTTTTAAATCGGATTTAAGCACTTGTACTTTAGCGGATTCGATAGCAATGTTTTGTTTACTTTGTTGCAGAAATATACTTGAATTAGTATCTAAAGAATTACCGTAGTTAAGAACAGCAAGAGGTTCTTTTGTAGTTACTGGTTCTTTTGAATTGAGTGTTAATTGAAACTTTGTATTAAGATTATCAAGCTGAATTTTCAATTGTCTTAATAAAAGTTGATATTCATTCCATTTGGCTTTTAAAGTCAATGCTTCAATTGCATTTGCCTGTCCAACTTCAACTCTAACTTTTGCCTTGTCGTAATAATTTGAATAGGTTTCTGAAAGGTTGGTGTAAAGTTTTTCTAATTCCTTTTTGTATTGAATATCAAAGTAAAGCTGTTTTACTTTCCACTTTAATTCGTTTACAGTTTGTTGATTAGATAAAGTACTCTGAATAGCCAACTCATCTTGTAGTTTGTTATTGGCTTTGGTAATGCTTGGACTTGGGAAATTTTGAACAATTCCTATCTGATTTACTTGTTGACCAAATTGTTTATCTACTAACCCATCTCCTTGATAAGAAATATCAGTACTACCCAAATTGTATTTTAGATTTTGAAGAGATTGGTTTTTCTCTACTTCCAAATTGGCTGCTTTTATATTAGGGTGGTTTGCTATCGCAATAATAATAGCACTATCTAAGTCTATTGATTTTTGCTGTGCCTGTACTGAGAATGATAAACCTACAAACATCAAAATACTTAATACAGTACTCTTTGATATGGAAATGGAATTTAATTTACGACTATTCCACTTTTCTAACCAATAATATAATACAGGTAATATGACCAATGTAAGGAAGGTTGCGGTAAGCAATCCACCAATAACTACTGTTGCTAATGGACGTTGCACCTCTGCACCTCCAGAAGTAGAAATAGCCATAGGCAGAAATCCAAATGAAGCTACTGCTGCTGTCATTAATACGGGTCGTAACCTTACTTTTGTTCCTGTTAAAATTCTTTCTTTTATATCTTTCACACCTTCTTTTTTAAGTTGATTAAAGTACCCTATGAGTACAATACCATTTAACACAGCAACACCAAATAAGGCAATAAAACCAATACCTGCTGAAATACTAAAAGGCAAACCTCTTAATTGTAATGCCCAAATACCACCTATTGCAGATAATGGAATTGCTGTAAAAATCAAAGCTGCTTGTGATACTGAACCAAAAGTGAAATAGAGTAGTATGAATATTAAAGCCAATGCGATAGGCAGTGCAACTGATAATCTTGCATTGGCTGCTTTTAGGTTTTCAAACTGACCACCATACGTAAAATAATAGCCAGTAGGCAGTTTTAAATTGGCATCTAATTGGATTTGTATTTTCTCTACTAATGTTTCTACATCTGTATTCCCAACATTTACTCCAATAACAATTCTACGATTTGTATTTTCTCTGGACACTTGCATTGGAGCATTTACCAAATCAATATTAGCGACACTATTTAGTGGAACTTGAGTACCATTGCTAAGTGTAATAAAAAGGTTTTCTACATCCTTAATGCCTGTTCTGTATTGGTCATCTAATCGAATGACTAAATCAAATCGCTTTTCTCCTTCATAAATAATACCTGCTTTTTCCCCTGCAAAGGCAGACCGAATTACTTGGTTCACTTCTTTTATATGCAAACCGTATTGTGCCATTTTATCATAATTGTAATTGATGATTATTTGAGGCATTCCTATTGTTTGTTCAACATTTACAGTTCCTACACCATCAATTTTATTAATTATTTTCTCTGCCTCAGTTGCTTTTTGAAACATTATATTTAAGTCTTCTCCGTATAGTTTAATGGCAATGTCTGCCTTAGTTCCAGTCATTAATTCATTAAACCGCATTTGTATTGGCTGTGAGAATTCATAGCCAACACCAGGAATTGCTTCAAGAGATTCTTCTATTTTTTCAAACATTTCTTGACGAGTATCAGCCGAAGCCCATTCAAATTTTGGTTTCATTACCAAGACATAATCGGCAATTTCTACAGGCATTGGGTCTGTGGGGATTTCTGCCGAGCCAATATTGGCTACCACATCAGTAATTTCTGGAAACTCTTTTAAGAGTTTTTTCTGAATCATTTTTGCGGTTTCTACACTTTGAGAAAGAGAACCTCCTGGTGGTATAATATGCTGCATAGCCAAATCTCCTTCTTCTAATGTGGGAATAAATTCGCCACCCATTCTACCAAAAACAAAAACACTTATAAAGAATAGTAATATAGTTCCTCCTACAAATAGACGTTTGAACTGCATTGCTTTGTTTAAAATAGGAGTGTATCCACTTTGAAAAAAGTCTATGATTTTATCTGCAATTGTTCTTTTATTGGAAATATTTTTATTTAGAAAAAGAGCTGCCATCATTGGCACATAGGTCAAAGACAGTATTAAAGCTCCAGTAATTGCCAACATTACAGTTTGTGCCATTGGCTTAAACATTTTACCTTCAATACCAACTAAAGCAAGAATTGGGATATAAACCATTAATATAATAATCTCTCCAAATGCTGCTGAACTTCTGATTTTTTGTGAAGAGGAAATTACATCTGTATCTATTTCAGATTGACTAAGTAACTTACCTGAATGTTTTACTTGTAGCCTGTGTACTATGGCTTCTACAATAATAACTGCCCCGTCTACAATTAAACCAAAATCTATAGCTCCCAAACTCATTAAGTTAGCTGAAATACCCAATAAGTTCATCATAGATACTGCAAACAACATTGCAAAAGGAATAACTGAAGCCACAATTAAGCCTGCACGCCAATTTCCTAATAGAAGCACTAAAATAAAAATAACGATTAAGCCTCCTTCAATAAGGTTTTTCTTAACTGTGCCAATTGCTGTGGTAACTAATTTATCTCTCACTAAATAAGGCTCAATCACTACACCTTCTGGTAATGATTTTTGAATTTGAATGACTCTTTCTTTAACTAATTCTGTTACTACCGAAGAATTAGCACCTTTAAACATCATTACTTTACCACCTACCACTTCTTCGCCATCACGTACTAATGCTCCATAGCGTGGTGCTTTACCATATTGTAAGGTTGCTATGTCCTTTATTAAAACTGGAATGTTGCCAACTTCATTAACTACAATATTGCCTATATCGTCTAATGATTTTGCAAGCCCTTCTGAACGGATATAATAGGCATTTGAATTTTTCTCTATATATGCACCACCAGTATTTTCATTGCTTTTTTCAAGAGCCACAAATACATCTGAAATACTTATACCTAATGATTTCAGTAAGTCAGGATTAACTGCTACTTCATACTGTTTTAAGTAACCACCCATTGAATTAATTTCTGCTACACCTTCAATACCCAGTAATTGCCTTTTTACAATCCAATCTTGAATAGTCCTTAACTTTGTTGCAGAATATTTATCTTCAAAACCTTCTTTGGGTCTTACTACATATTGATATATTTCTCCTAAACCCGTAGATATTGGAGACATTTCGGGTGCGCCTAAACCTTGAGGTATTGCATTTTCAGCTTCCTTAATTCG
This Bernardetia sp. MNP-M8 DNA region includes the following protein-coding sequences:
- a CDS encoding efflux RND transporter periplasmic adaptor subunit, giving the protein MKNNIKYILVICVFAVSSIFTSCGDKHKEGDGHNHGNTTENHNEDDGHGHKSESKEESHSEEEGVHLTKAQIETIGLEFGEFSSIKVNDYIKTTGTLGLPPNAYASVSAKSVGIINGTKKFVEGNYIKKGELIGYVENPDFIVKQQEYLESKAQLKLKRLDLARQQSLVDANAGVSKNLQNTEAEVAILEAKSVGLSKQLSYLGISVTNLTPNTISHQVAITAPMSGYISNINIHNGMYGQPTVSLMEIISSEHLHLELDVFEKDIEGLKIGQKISYTIPALGATIYNGEVSVIGKEFDTKTKTVRVHGHLEGEKPLFLKDLFINAKIWLNDTKTTAIPEKAIIKDGDNSFIYVAKKENEAKETEFTTIRVIPGITDNGFTAIKILEEIPEGMQIVTKGAYYVYAQSKAGELEHEH
- a CDS encoding CusA/CzcA family heavy metal efflux RND transporter, producing MFDKIIAYSVQNKFVIGLFVAALTIWGIFSLRQLPIDAVPDITNNQVQIITISPTLATQEVEQFITTPVELALQSLQKVEEIRSISRFGLSVITVVFEENYDIYLARQLVTERIKEAENAIPQGLGAPEMSPISTGLGEIYQYVVRPKEGFEDKYSATKLRTIQDWIVKRQLLGIEGVAEINSMGGYLKQYEVAVNPDLLKSLGISISDVFVALEKSNENTGGAYIEKNSNAYYIRSEGLAKSLDDIGNIVVNEVGNIPVLIKDIATLQYGKAPRYGALVRDGEEVVGGKVMMFKGANSSVVTELVKERVIQIQKSLPEGVVIEPYLVRDKLVTTAIGTVKKNLIEGGLIVIFILVLLLGNWRAGLIVASVIPFAMLFAVSMMNLLGISANLMSLGAIDFGLIVDGAVIIVEAIVHRLQVKHSGKLLSQSEIDTDVISSSQKIRSSAAFGEIIILMVYIPILALVGIEGKMFKPMAQTVMLAITGALILSLTYVPMMAALFLNKNISNKRTIADKIIDFFQSGYTPILNKAMQFKRLFVGGTILLFFISVFVFGRMGGEFIPTLEEGDLAMQHIIPPGGSLSQSVETAKMIQKKLLKEFPEITDVVANIGSAEIPTDPMPVEIADYVLVMKPKFEWASADTRQEMFEKIEESLEAIPGVGYEFSQPIQMRFNELMTGTKADIAIKLYGEDLNIMFQKATEAEKIINKIDGVGTVNVEQTIGMPQIIINYNYDKMAQYGLHIKEVNQVIRSAFAGEKAGIIYEGEKRFDLVIRLDDQYRTGIKDVENLFITLSNGTQVPLNSVANIDLVNAPMQVSRENTNRRIVIGVNVGNTDVETLVEKIQIQLDANLKLPTGYYFTYGGQFENLKAANARLSVALPIALALIFILLYFTFGSVSQAALIFTAIPLSAIGGIWALQLRGLPFSISAGIGFIALFGVAVLNGIVLIGYFNQLKKEGVKDIKERILTGTKVRLRPVLMTAAVASFGFLPMAISTSGGAEVQRPLATVVIGGLLTATFLTLVILPVLYYWLEKWNSRKLNSISISKSTVLSILMFVGLSFSVQAQQKSIDLDSAIIIAIANHPNIKAANLEVEKNQSLQNLKYNLGSTDISYQGDGLVDKQFGQQVNQIGIVQNFPSPSITKANNKLQDELAIQSTLSNQQTVNELKWKVKQLYFDIQYKKELEKLYTNLSETYSNYYDKAKVRVEVGQANAIEALTLKAKWNEYQLLLRQLKIQLDNLNTKFQLTLNSKEPVTTKEPLAVLNYGNSLDTNSSIFLQQSKQNIAIESAKVQVLKSDLKPSFNIGYAAQNFYEGGWLNAVQAGVSIPLFNGQTKKRVEAQKIQIDIANYQYQSKVLAINQELSEAESTILLYNEGVQFYKEQLQTINPEIVRVAQLNYQAGELSYLELLNTLQLMATNNKKYWEQIIAYNKAVVDYQFLTNQ